The Humulus lupulus chromosome 4, drHumLupu1.1, whole genome shotgun sequence genome has a window encoding:
- the LOC133829092 gene encoding protein DETOXIFICATION 45, chloroplastic-like, whose product MGATGAAISTVVSQYVVTFLMLWFLNKRAILLPPKMGSLQFGGYIKSGGFLLGRTLAVLTTMTLGTSMAARQGPVAMAAHQICIQVWLAVSLLVDALGASAQALTASYMSKGDYKTVKEIAHYVLKVRSFFCVNYLSSFLVPKDF is encoded by the exons ATGGGTGCAACTGGTGCAGCAATTTCCACAGTTGTGTCTCA ATATGTTGTCACCTTCTTAATGCTATGGTTTCTAAATAAGAGAGCAATACTACTGCCTCCAAAGATGGGATCATTACAATTTGGAGGATACATAAAATCTG GTGGTTTTCTTCTTGGAAGAACTCTTGCTGTTCTAACAACCATGACTTTGGGGACATCAATGGCTGCTCGTCAAGGCCCAGTTGCAATGGCTGCTCATCAGATATGCATACAAGTATGGTTGGCTGTTTCACTTCTGGTTGATGCCCTGGGTGCATCTGCACAG GCTTTGACTGCAAGTTATATGTCTAAAGGTGACTATAAGACAGTGAAGGAAATCGCTCACTATGTGCTGAAGGTAAGGTCTTTTTTCTGTGTTAATTATTTATCGAGTTTTCTTGTACCTAAAGATTTTTGA